The Magnolia sinica isolate HGM2019 chromosome 10, MsV1, whole genome shotgun sequence genome includes a window with the following:
- the LOC131217642 gene encoding cysteine-rich receptor-like protein kinase 8: MVNLQNVLNGRWWLQSRLQGEANGWLGNSNEKIAGTYGYVAPEYIIHGQFSAKSDAYSFGILVLELVIGRKTIGFQESKSDLDLTNYTWRLWSQGKSLELIDETLGGNYERAEVLRCIHIGLLCVQQEATAWPTMSPVLLMLDAYSVTLPAPWQPAFFIGETNMEFDVSPTDSNFHESETDKIWKFGSATF; encoded by the exons ATGGTGAATCTGCAGAATGTTTTGAATGGCAGATG GTGGCTTCAGTCCCGTTTACAAGGGGAAGCTAATGGATGGTTAGGAAATAGCAATGAAAAG ATTGCCGGCACATATGGATATGTGGCGCCCGAGTACATCATTCATGGCCAGTTTTCAGCAAAATCGGATGCATATAGCTTTGGCATTTTAGTTTTAGAGCTTGTGATAGGACGAAAGACAATTGGTTTTCAGGAATCCAAAAGTGATCTGGACCTTACAAACTATACATGGCGGCTTTGGAGCCAAGGAAAGTCATTGGAGCTGATAGATGAAACTCTAGGAGGAAATTACGAGCGAGCTGAGGTGCTAAGGTGCATTCACATTGGATTGCTATGTGTGCAGCAAGAAGCAACAGCGTGGCCCACCATGTCACCAGTTCTTCTCATGCTCGATGCCTACTCTGTCACCCTCCCTGCTCCTTGGCAACCTGCCTTCTTCATTGGAGAGACTAATATGGAGTTTGATGTATCCCCAACGGATTCAAATTTTCATGAAAGTGAGACAGATAAAATCTGGAAGTTCGGTTCTGCCACTTTCTAG
- the LOC131217643 gene encoding uncharacterized protein LOC131217643, whose translation MVLGNWLLLRRLKKAIQKVRFLLSFHVHKWRLPSMIDSSSRRQLSFNNAPGLIDCTADVDVEDCEMGLSPSPIQRTRSDASDDIDRRAEMFIANFHRHIQMERQVSLELRYAKGVGLERTRSD comes from the coding sequence ATGGTGTTAGGAAACTGGTTATTGCTAAGGCGTCTAAAGAAGGCAATACAGAAAGTAAGATTCCTACTAAGCTTCCACGTCCACAAATGGCGCCTTCCATCGATGATTGACTCATCAAGTCGGCGGCAGCTAAGCTTCAACAACGCTCCTGGCTTGATTGATTGCACGGCAGATGTTGATGTCGAAGACTGTGAGATGGGTTTGTCGCCATCGCCAATCCAAAGGACTAGAAGCGATgcatccgatgacatcgacaggaGAGCGGAGATGTTCATCGCAAACTTCCATCGACATATACAAATGGAACGGCAGGTATCACTTGAGCTTCGGTACGCAAAGGGAGTTGGCCTAGAGCGGACTCGATCGGATTGA